A stretch of Vannielia litorea DNA encodes these proteins:
- a CDS encoding histone deacetylase family protein, with protein sequence MRTFFSEDHRLHFPQAELTGGQFVTPYERPSRVEYVLNRLKEQGLADIVAPDAPDMAPVKKLLDPGFLRFLETAWDEWKAAGMKGEVIAAGMPARGMHPDRCPEYIDGKVGYYCHASETAITGGTWRAALSSLASAQSAQAQVAAGAQAAFALCRPPGHHATADQYGGYCFINNAAVVAQMFRDDGAGKVAVLDIDFHHGNGTQNIFYDRADVLFASLHGDPRHAYPYYLGYADERGTGAGEGANLNYPMLPGTPYGPWAEALDDAIAKIRAAGVEALVVSLGVDAFKDDPISFFKLESADFADAGRRIAGLGLPTVFCMEGGYAIEAVGINTVNVLEGFLGA encoded by the coding sequence ATGCGCACCTTCTTCTCCGAGGACCACCGCCTGCACTTTCCCCAGGCCGAGCTGACCGGCGGGCAGTTCGTCACCCCCTACGAGCGGCCATCCCGGGTGGAATACGTGCTGAACCGCCTCAAGGAGCAGGGCCTGGCCGATATCGTGGCGCCCGACGCCCCCGACATGGCGCCGGTGAAAAAGCTGCTCGATCCGGGCTTCCTGCGCTTTCTCGAAACCGCCTGGGACGAGTGGAAGGCGGCGGGGATGAAAGGCGAGGTCATCGCCGCCGGGATGCCCGCGCGGGGCATGCACCCCGACCGCTGCCCGGAGTATATCGACGGCAAGGTGGGCTACTACTGTCACGCCTCCGAGACCGCCATCACCGGCGGCACCTGGCGCGCGGCGCTCTCCTCGCTGGCCTCGGCGCAATCCGCGCAAGCGCAGGTTGCCGCCGGGGCGCAGGCCGCCTTCGCGCTCTGCCGGCCGCCCGGGCACCATGCCACCGCCGACCAGTACGGCGGCTACTGCTTCATCAACAACGCCGCCGTGGTCGCCCAGATGTTCCGCGATGACGGCGCGGGCAAGGTGGCGGTGCTCGACATCGACTTCCACCACGGCAACGGGACGCAGAACATCTTCTACGACCGGGCCGACGTGCTCTTCGCCTCGCTCCACGGCGACCCGCGCCACGCCTACCCCTATTACCTCGGCTATGCCGACGAGCGCGGAACGGGCGCGGGCGAAGGGGCCAACCTGAACTACCCGATGCTCCCCGGCACGCCCTACGGCCCCTGGGCCGAGGCGCTAGACGACGCGATTGCGAAGATCCGCGCGGCCGGGGTGGAGGCGCTGGTCGTCTCGCTCGGGGTGGACGCCTTCAAGGACGATCCGATCAGCTTTTTCAAGCTGGAGAGCGCGGACTTTGCCGATGCCGGGCGGCGCATCGCCGGGCTGGGCCTGCCGACCGTGTTCTGCATGGAGGGCGGCTATGCGATCGAGGCGGTGGGGATCAACACGGTGAACGTGCTGGAGGGGTTTCTCGGCGCCTGA
- a CDS encoding helix-turn-helix domain-containing protein: MARRATAAKREAILEAAEGVFAEAGLEGASLRAVAQAAGYTPAALYFHFDSKEALYAEMLGRTLERLGAAVRGACTGLAGAAKFRAAAMAFFGYYAENPRDLDLGFYLLRGGMRPAGLGRARDEALNAALAAALAPLDEAARALGATPEAAQGATVETFAQATGLLLLLHTGRIRMFNASAPALMEAHTDRLLATFDPS, from the coding sequence ATGGCCAGAAGGGCGACTGCAGCGAAGCGCGAGGCAATCCTCGAGGCGGCGGAGGGCGTGTTTGCCGAGGCCGGGCTGGAGGGCGCAAGCCTGCGGGCCGTCGCACAGGCGGCAGGCTACACCCCGGCGGCGCTCTACTTTCACTTCGACAGCAAGGAGGCGCTCTACGCCGAGATGCTCGGGCGCACGCTCGAGCGGCTGGGCGCAGCGGTGCGCGGGGCCTGCACCGGGCTTGCAGGCGCGGCGAAGTTCCGCGCCGCCGCCATGGCTTTCTTCGGCTACTACGCCGAAAACCCCCGCGATCTCGACCTCGGCTTCTACCTGCTGCGCGGCGGCATGCGCCCCGCGGGCCTCGGGCGCGCCCGCGACGAGGCGCTGAACGCGGCACTGGCGGCAGCCCTCGCCCCGCTGGATGAGGCCGCGCGCGCCCTCGGCGCCACGCCCGAAGCGGCCCAGGGCGCCACGGTGGAGACCTTCGCCCAGGCCACCGGCCTGCTCCTGCTGCTCCACACCGGCCGCATCCGGATGTTCAACGCCTCCGCCCCCGCCCTGATGGAAGCCCACACCGACAGGTTGCTCGCCACCTTCGACCCCTCTTGA
- a CDS encoding metal-sensing transcriptional repressor has product MTRPAIHASHPKVIARLKRAEGHLRSVIGMIEEGRGCLDVAQQLQAVESALRNAKQALIHDHMDHCLDGDDPADRDELKAISRYL; this is encoded by the coding sequence ATGACAAGACCTGCCATCCATGCAAGCCACCCCAAGGTCATAGCCCGGCTCAAACGCGCCGAGGGGCACCTTCGCTCCGTCATCGGCATGATCGAGGAAGGGCGCGGCTGCCTCGATGTGGCCCAACAGCTGCAAGCCGTGGAAAGCGCCCTGCGCAATGCCAAGCAGGCTCTGATCCATGACCACATGGACCACTGCCTTGATGGCGACGACCCGGCGGACCGGGACGAACTGAAGGCGATCTCCCGCTACCTTTGA
- a CDS encoding MFS transporter, with product MLDILADRTYRHLFLAQVVALLGTGLATVALGLLAYDLAGDGAAMVLGTVFTIKMVAYVGIAPIAGAFADRVNRRGFLVGLDLIRAGAAVCLPFVTEVWQVYVLIFVLQSASAAFTPTFQATIPDVLPEEDRYTRALSLSRLAYDLENIISPTLAALLLLLMSSGTLFLGTAAGFVASALLVVSVMLPSPKPSAPRGIYDRTTRGMRIYLATPRLRGLLCLSLAVAAAGAMVLVNSVVLVRSDLGLGEAALAWTMFAFGAGSMSAALALPRLLDRTTDRPVMLAGAWLMVVVLVALAMGMGAFGLTWTMLLAAWLFVGLGSSTVQTPSGRLLRRSAHPEDRPALFAAHFALSHACWLVTYPLSGWLMTRFGPLVALWLLAALSAAAILGAMRFWSAGETEEVEHSHDNLPLDDPHLAGHRRHSHPLVIDDAHPRWGAQF from the coding sequence ATGCTCGACATTCTCGCAGACCGCACCTATCGCCACCTCTTTCTTGCTCAGGTCGTGGCCCTGCTGGGCACAGGGTTGGCGACGGTTGCCCTTGGCCTGCTGGCCTACGACCTGGCCGGGGACGGCGCGGCAATGGTCCTGGGCACGGTCTTCACAATCAAGATGGTGGCTTACGTCGGTATCGCGCCCATCGCCGGAGCCTTCGCCGACCGAGTGAACCGGAGAGGCTTTCTGGTGGGGCTCGATCTGATCCGCGCCGGGGCTGCCGTCTGCCTGCCGTTCGTGACGGAGGTGTGGCAGGTCTACGTCCTGATCTTCGTGCTGCAATCCGCCTCCGCCGCCTTCACGCCAACGTTTCAGGCCACCATCCCCGACGTCCTGCCGGAAGAAGATCGCTACACCCGCGCCCTCTCGCTCTCGCGGCTGGCCTACGACCTCGAGAACATCATCTCGCCCACGCTGGCGGCGCTGCTCCTGCTGCTGATGAGCTCCGGCACCCTGTTTCTCGGCACGGCGGCGGGGTTCGTCGCTTCGGCCCTGCTGGTGGTCTCGGTGATGCTGCCGAGCCCGAAGCCTTCTGCCCCACGCGGCATCTACGACCGCACCACGCGCGGGATGCGCATCTACCTCGCCACACCAAGGCTACGCGGGCTGCTCTGCCTCAGCCTCGCCGTCGCCGCCGCCGGTGCGATGGTGCTGGTCAACTCGGTGGTGCTGGTGCGCAGTGATCTCGGGTTGGGAGAGGCCGCACTTGCGTGGACGATGTTTGCCTTTGGCGCAGGCTCGATGAGCGCCGCACTGGCCTTGCCGCGTCTTCTGGATCGAACGACCGACAGGCCGGTGATGCTGGCCGGCGCCTGGTTGATGGTCGTCGTTCTGGTGGCCCTCGCCATGGGAATGGGCGCCTTCGGACTGACCTGGACAATGCTGCTGGCGGCATGGCTGTTCGTCGGGCTGGGCTCCTCGACGGTGCAAACCCCCTCGGGGCGGCTGTTGCGCCGCTCAGCCCACCCGGAAGATCGCCCTGCCCTCTTCGCCGCGCACTTTGCCTTGTCCCATGCCTGCTGGCTGGTCACCTATCCGCTGTCGGGCTGGCTGATGACGCGGTTTGGCCCTCTCGTCGCGCTGTGGCTGCTTGCCGCCCTCTCCGCGGCCGCGATCCTGGGCGCGATGCGATTCTGGAGCGCGGGTGAGACGGAGGAGGTGGAGCACAGCCACGACAACCTGCCATTGGACGATCCGCACCTCGCAGGACACCGCCGCCACTCGCACCCGCTGGTCATCGACGATGCACACCCGCGCTGGGGGGCGCAATTCTAG